A genome region from Anopheles stephensi strain Indian chromosome 2, UCI_ANSTEP_V1.0, whole genome shotgun sequence includes the following:
- the LOC118507553 gene encoding dual specificity protein kinase CLK2-like, with product MPRSKRRLHSRSGSRASVGGRYEEKRMKHTESGDCYKSARVSNTSSSRRKRKRSEESHHQRSVGSTSGGHRKNRYREEKTSRRHEHRTSRKDREREREREQRERDRERERERERERDRERERERERERDREREREHRTEGTKKHSPIKNDSHGHLIYQPGDVIHNRYKLLSTLGEGTFGRVVKAKDTEKEDTIALKIIRNVDKYRKTAKLEINVLEEIIAKDPSGRHLCILMLDWFDYHGHICIAFEMLGQSVYDFMKDNKYQPFPMEQVRHMSYQLCYAVNFLHSVKLTHTDLKPENILFVNSEYTTVVSRTTRKNRELRHVNCSDIRLIDFGNAIFDHEYHSTIVSTRHYRAPEVILELGWAQPCDVWSIGCIIYELYLGITLFQTHDNREHLAMMERILGPIPYNMAKKTPTRYFPHGKLDWDEKTSEARYVLQNCKPLMRSAMSDAPEHMQMFDLIGKMLLYEPKDRITLAEALDHPFFAKLPPHQRLHRYGSDKSMSSSSVPPSSSREFSHSLSR from the coding sequence ATGCCACGCTCAAAACGCAGGCTTCATTCGAGGTCCGGGTCCAGGGCGTCTGTCGGCGGCCGGTACGAGGAGAAGCGTATGAAGCATACAGAGTCCGGGGACTGCTATAAGAGTGCGAGGGTATCAAACACAAGCTCGTCCCGTAGAAAACGGAAGCGTTCAGAAGAGTCCCACCACCAGCGCAGTGTCGGTTCCACCAGTGGCGGCCACAGGAAGAACAGGTATCGGGAAGAGAAAACGTCGCGGCGCCACGAGCATCGAACATCCCGGAAAGACCGCGAAAGAGAACGGGAGCGTGAACAGCGGGAACGTGATCGAGAACgggagcgagagcgagagagagagcgcgaccGAGAAAGGGAGCGGGAGCGAGAACGCGAACGAGATCGCGAACGCGAACGAGAGCATCGGACGGAAGGGACGAAAAAGCACAGCCCCATTAAGAACGACTCCCACGGGCATTTGATCTACCAACCGGGTGATGTAATACATAATAGATACAAACTATTATCTACCCTAGGTGAAGGTACGTTCGGGCGAGTCGTGAAGGCGAAGGACACGGAAAAAGAGGACACGATCGCACTGAAAATCATACGCAACGTAGACAAGTATCGTAAGACGGCCAAGCTGGAGATCAATGTGTTGGAAGAGATCATAGCGAAAGATCCGTCCGGTCGCCATCTCTGCATCCTGATGCTGGACTGGTTCGATTACCACGGGCACATATGCATTGCGTTCGAAATGCTGGGACAGAGCGTGTACGACTTTATGAAGGACAATAAATACCAACCGTTTCCGATGGAGCAGGTCCGGCACATGTCCTACCAGCTATGCTATGCGGTAAACTTTCTGCACAGCGTCAAGCTCACGCACACGGATCTGAAGCCGGAAAACATACTGTTCGTAAACTCGGAATACACCACGGTAGTTAGCAGAACGACACGCAAGAACCGCGAGCTACGGCACGTCAACTGTAGCGACATACGGTTAATCGATTTCGGTAACGCCATATTCGATCACGAGTATCACAGCACGATCGTTTCGACCAGACACTATCGGGCGCCGGAGGTGATACTGGAGCTGGGCTGGGCACAACCGTGTGACGTGTGGTCGATCGGCTGTATCATTTACGAACTGTACCTGGGCATAACGCTGTTCCAAACGCACGACAACCGAGAACATTTGGCGATGATGGAGCGAATACTCGGGCCGATACCGTATAATATGGCGAAGAAGACGCCAACGCGATACTTCCCGCACGGGAAGCTGGACTGGGACGAGAAAACTTCCGAGGCGCGATACGTGCTGCAGAACTGCAAGCCACTGATGCGCAGTGCCATGTCCGACGCGCCGGAGCACATGCAGATGTTCGACCTGATCGGGAAGATGCTCCTGTACGAGCCGAAGGACCGTATCACGCTGGCCGAGGCGCTTGATCATCCGTTCTTCGCGAAGCTACCCCCTCACCAGCGATTGCACCGATACGGGAGCGATAAAAGTATGTCCTCTTCTTCTGTGCCGCCGAGCAGTTCGCGCGAGTTCTCGCACAGTCTGTCGAGATGA
- the LOC118507557 gene encoding prenylated Rab acceptor protein 1, with the protein METPEVHIDVSGDMETPKQEAKSGFNLASFSNFSTRIPSPWELLRLSRQNIRPWSEFLQTSNFKTVANVSRLTNRIIRNLAYFQSNYLFVFLGLIVYCLLTSPLILIVLGAVFYACYKIKQNSTPVAFFSKQLNTNQQCIAVGVASVPVLYLAGAGAVMFWVLGASFFVISLHAAFYNIDAIVTEDMETFLTETV; encoded by the exons ATGGAAACACCGGAAGTTCATATCGATGTGAGCGGTGATATGGAGACACCAAAACAGGAAGCCAAGTCTGGATTCAATTTGGCCTC GTTTTCCAATTTCTCCACCCGTATTCCGAGCCCGTGGGAGCTGCTGCGGCTAAGCCGGCAAAACATTCGTCCCTGGTCGGAATTCTTACAAACATCTAACTTTAAAACGGTGGCAAACGTATCCCGGTTGACGAACCGTATTATTCGCAATTTGGCCTACTTCCAAAGCAACTATCTGTTTGTGTTTCTTGGGTTGATCGTTTACTGTTT GTTGACCTCTCCGCTCATCCTGATAGTGCTGGGTGCTGTATTTTATGCTTGCTACAAAATCAAGCAGAACAGCACACCTGTAGCCTTCTTCAGcaagcagttgaacacgaacCAGCAGTGCATTGCGGTCGGGGTTGCGTCCGTCCCCGTGCTCTATTTGGCCGGGGCTGGTGCCGTCATGTTCTGGGTGCTGGGTGCTTCATTCTTTGTGATATCACTTCACGCGGCCTTCTATAATATCGACGCAATAGTTACTGAGGACATGGAAACATTCCTGACCGAAACGGTGTAA
- the LOC118507554 gene encoding F-box/LRR-repeat protein 7 isoform X2 has protein sequence MLAWNAIDFSSSLVHSDSFSSGSIRQSRMSIEKLPDKVILHIFSYLSHLEICRMATVCRRWRTIAYNTQLWKNVSLRPEVSGLHVGSLESLLQLISVRFGSSLRYIELPIELITHTVLHELSSKCPNLTHMLLDFSTAMQLHDFSEMQAFPAKLRYMCICLSEVIFMEGFMRKIYNFINGLEVLHLIGTYEKGEEEEEEIYEVINVHKLKSATPNLRVINLYGINFIDDSHIDAFSSNCIQLECLAVNYCNKVVGSTLKALLARSKQLKCLLMNGTNLKSEYVMQAEWDKCSVQELDISGTDLSTECLIDVLTRIPTLRFLSAGQINGFNDSVLKAWMESGNPKSLIALDLDSSDNVSDEALARFITRYGAQLQACVLSGMTHITDQLWMTIMPILTNIRIIVMGTTERLGGNIHVDQLMDTIGSHCTKLERLELRWDPENLRFSDKSQKAIDLLRVKCLKLRCLVLSDGRYYETVKANFERADRTTVVRTTTSCRVSAYHVLSNYNDLVFN, from the exons ATGCTAGCATGGAATGCGATCGATTTCTCTTCATCACTGGTTCATAGTGATAGTTTTTCTAGCGGAAGTATTCGTCAGAGCCGCATG TCCATTGAGAAGCTTCCGGATAAGGTCATCCTGCATATCTTTTCCTATCTGAGCCACTTGGAGATATGTCGCATGGCAACGGTATGCCGCCGTTGGCGCACGATAGCGTACAACACGCAGCTCTGGAAAAATGTGTCGCTGCGGCCGGAAGTTTCGGGGCTGCACGTCGGTTCGCTGGAGTCATTGCTGCAGCTCATCTCGGTGCGATTCGGATCATCGTTGCGTTACATCGAGCTGCCAATAGAGCTTATCACGCACACCGTGCTGCATGAGCTGTCCTCGAAATGTCCGAATCTGACGCACATGCTTTTGGATTTCTCTACGG CCATGCAGCTGCATGACTTCAGCGAAATGCAAGCGTTCCCGGCTAAGCTTCGTTACATGTGCATCTGCCTGTCGGAGGTCATCTTCATGGAGGGTTTCATGCGCAAAATTTACAACTTTATCAACGGGCTCGAGGTACTGCATCTGATCGGCACGTACGAGAAAGgtgaggaggaagaggaggaaatCTATGAGGTCATCAACGTCCATAAGCTCAAATCTGCCACACCGAACTTGCGCGTGATCAATTTATACGGCATCAATTTCATCGATGATTCGCACATCGATGCATTCAGCTCCAACTGTATCCAGCTCGAGTGTCTCGCTGTTAACTACTGCAACAAGGTCGTTGGATCGACCTTGAAGGCGCTGCTGGCGAGATCGAAGCAGCTGAAATGCTTACTGATGAACGGTACAAACCTGAAGTCGGAGTACGTGATGCAAGCAGAGTGGGACAAATGTTCGGTGCAAGAGTTGGACATCTCGGGCACCGATCTGTCGACCGAGTGTCTTATCGATGTCTTGACGAGAATCCCTACGCTGCGCTTTTTGAGCGCTGGTCAGATTAATGGCTTTAACGACTCCGTGCTGAAGGCATGGATGGAAAGTGGCAATCCGAAAAGCCTGATCGCGCTAGATCTGGACTCTTCCGACAATGTGTCAGACGAAGCTCTGGCCCGGTTCATCACGCGTTACGGTGCGCAGCTGCAGGCATGCGTGCTTTCTGGCATGACGCACATCACGGATCAGCTGTGGATGACCATCATGCCAATTTTGACCAACATTCGTATCATCGTGATGGGTACAACGGAGCGGCTTGGTGGTAACATACACGTGGACCAGCTGATGGATACGATTGGTTCGCACTGTACCAAACTGGAACGTTTGGAGCTTCGTTGGGATCCGGAAAATCTACGATTCTCGGACAAGAGTCAGAAAGCGATCGATTTACTGCGTGTAAAGTGTTTGAAGCTCCGCTGTCTTGTGCTGAG TGATGGGCGCTACTACGAAACGGTGAAAGCCAACTTTGAACGTGCTGACCGGACGACCGTGgttcgcaccaccaccagctgtcGTGTGTCGGCGTACCATGTGTTGAGCAATTACAACGATTTGGTTTTcaattga
- the LOC118507554 gene encoding F-box/LRR-repeat protein 7 isoform X4, producing MSAFKQRQSIANLLLGTNMNDDEDARKAIFISNCSIEKLPDKVILHIFSYLSHLEICRMATVCRRWRTIAYNTQLWKNVSLRPEVSGLHVGSLESLLQLISVRFGSSLRYIELPIELITHTVLHELSSKCPNLTHMLLDFSTAMQLHDFSEMQAFPAKLRYMCICLSEVIFMEGFMRKIYNFINGLEVLHLIGTYEKGEEEEEEIYEVINVHKLKSATPNLRVINLYGINFIDDSHIDAFSSNCIQLECLAVNYCNKVVGSTLKALLARSKQLKCLLMNGTNLKSEYVMQAEWDKCSVQELDISGTDLSTECLIDVLTRIPTLRFLSAGQINGFNDSVLKAWMESGNPKSLIALDLDSSDNVSDEALARFITRYGAQLQACVLSGMTHITDQLWMTIMPILTNIRIIVMGTTERLGGNIHVDQLMDTIGSHCTKLERLELRWDPENLRFSDKSQKAIDLLRVKCLKLRCLVLSDGRYYETVKANFERADRTTVVRTTTSCRVSAYHVLSNYNDLVFN from the exons ATGAGTGCGTTTAAACAGCGACAAAGCATTGCTAATTTGTTGTTGGGGACAAACATGAACGATGACGAAGACGCCCGGAAAGCAATTTTCATATCGAACTGT TCCATTGAGAAGCTTCCGGATAAGGTCATCCTGCATATCTTTTCCTATCTGAGCCACTTGGAGATATGTCGCATGGCAACGGTATGCCGCCGTTGGCGCACGATAGCGTACAACACGCAGCTCTGGAAAAATGTGTCGCTGCGGCCGGAAGTTTCGGGGCTGCACGTCGGTTCGCTGGAGTCATTGCTGCAGCTCATCTCGGTGCGATTCGGATCATCGTTGCGTTACATCGAGCTGCCAATAGAGCTTATCACGCACACCGTGCTGCATGAGCTGTCCTCGAAATGTCCGAATCTGACGCACATGCTTTTGGATTTCTCTACGG CCATGCAGCTGCATGACTTCAGCGAAATGCAAGCGTTCCCGGCTAAGCTTCGTTACATGTGCATCTGCCTGTCGGAGGTCATCTTCATGGAGGGTTTCATGCGCAAAATTTACAACTTTATCAACGGGCTCGAGGTACTGCATCTGATCGGCACGTACGAGAAAGgtgaggaggaagaggaggaaatCTATGAGGTCATCAACGTCCATAAGCTCAAATCTGCCACACCGAACTTGCGCGTGATCAATTTATACGGCATCAATTTCATCGATGATTCGCACATCGATGCATTCAGCTCCAACTGTATCCAGCTCGAGTGTCTCGCTGTTAACTACTGCAACAAGGTCGTTGGATCGACCTTGAAGGCGCTGCTGGCGAGATCGAAGCAGCTGAAATGCTTACTGATGAACGGTACAAACCTGAAGTCGGAGTACGTGATGCAAGCAGAGTGGGACAAATGTTCGGTGCAAGAGTTGGACATCTCGGGCACCGATCTGTCGACCGAGTGTCTTATCGATGTCTTGACGAGAATCCCTACGCTGCGCTTTTTGAGCGCTGGTCAGATTAATGGCTTTAACGACTCCGTGCTGAAGGCATGGATGGAAAGTGGCAATCCGAAAAGCCTGATCGCGCTAGATCTGGACTCTTCCGACAATGTGTCAGACGAAGCTCTGGCCCGGTTCATCACGCGTTACGGTGCGCAGCTGCAGGCATGCGTGCTTTCTGGCATGACGCACATCACGGATCAGCTGTGGATGACCATCATGCCAATTTTGACCAACATTCGTATCATCGTGATGGGTACAACGGAGCGGCTTGGTGGTAACATACACGTGGACCAGCTGATGGATACGATTGGTTCGCACTGTACCAAACTGGAACGTTTGGAGCTTCGTTGGGATCCGGAAAATCTACGATTCTCGGACAAGAGTCAGAAAGCGATCGATTTACTGCGTGTAAAGTGTTTGAAGCTCCGCTGTCTTGTGCTGAG TGATGGGCGCTACTACGAAACGGTGAAAGCCAACTTTGAACGTGCTGACCGGACGACCGTGgttcgcaccaccaccagctgtcGTGTGTCGGCGTACCATGTGTTGAGCAATTACAACGATTTGGTTTTcaattga
- the LOC118507554 gene encoding F-box/LRR-repeat protein 7 isoform X3 yields the protein MDLLFPVTFRKRPSQLFFGASDGTSIEKLPDKVILHIFSYLSHLEICRMATVCRRWRTIAYNTQLWKNVSLRPEVSGLHVGSLESLLQLISVRFGSSLRYIELPIELITHTVLHELSSKCPNLTHMLLDFSTAMQLHDFSEMQAFPAKLRYMCICLSEVIFMEGFMRKIYNFINGLEVLHLIGTYEKGEEEEEEIYEVINVHKLKSATPNLRVINLYGINFIDDSHIDAFSSNCIQLECLAVNYCNKVVGSTLKALLARSKQLKCLLMNGTNLKSEYVMQAEWDKCSVQELDISGTDLSTECLIDVLTRIPTLRFLSAGQINGFNDSVLKAWMESGNPKSLIALDLDSSDNVSDEALARFITRYGAQLQACVLSGMTHITDQLWMTIMPILTNIRIIVMGTTERLGGNIHVDQLMDTIGSHCTKLERLELRWDPENLRFSDKSQKAIDLLRVKCLKLRCLVLSDGRYYETVKANFERADRTTVVRTTTSCRVSAYHVLSNYNDLVFN from the exons ATGGATTTACTTTTTCCGGTTACATTCCGAAAGCGCCCGTCCCAG CTATTTTTTGGCGCTTCAGACGGAACG TCCATTGAGAAGCTTCCGGATAAGGTCATCCTGCATATCTTTTCCTATCTGAGCCACTTGGAGATATGTCGCATGGCAACGGTATGCCGCCGTTGGCGCACGATAGCGTACAACACGCAGCTCTGGAAAAATGTGTCGCTGCGGCCGGAAGTTTCGGGGCTGCACGTCGGTTCGCTGGAGTCATTGCTGCAGCTCATCTCGGTGCGATTCGGATCATCGTTGCGTTACATCGAGCTGCCAATAGAGCTTATCACGCACACCGTGCTGCATGAGCTGTCCTCGAAATGTCCGAATCTGACGCACATGCTTTTGGATTTCTCTACGG CCATGCAGCTGCATGACTTCAGCGAAATGCAAGCGTTCCCGGCTAAGCTTCGTTACATGTGCATCTGCCTGTCGGAGGTCATCTTCATGGAGGGTTTCATGCGCAAAATTTACAACTTTATCAACGGGCTCGAGGTACTGCATCTGATCGGCACGTACGAGAAAGgtgaggaggaagaggaggaaatCTATGAGGTCATCAACGTCCATAAGCTCAAATCTGCCACACCGAACTTGCGCGTGATCAATTTATACGGCATCAATTTCATCGATGATTCGCACATCGATGCATTCAGCTCCAACTGTATCCAGCTCGAGTGTCTCGCTGTTAACTACTGCAACAAGGTCGTTGGATCGACCTTGAAGGCGCTGCTGGCGAGATCGAAGCAGCTGAAATGCTTACTGATGAACGGTACAAACCTGAAGTCGGAGTACGTGATGCAAGCAGAGTGGGACAAATGTTCGGTGCAAGAGTTGGACATCTCGGGCACCGATCTGTCGACCGAGTGTCTTATCGATGTCTTGACGAGAATCCCTACGCTGCGCTTTTTGAGCGCTGGTCAGATTAATGGCTTTAACGACTCCGTGCTGAAGGCATGGATGGAAAGTGGCAATCCGAAAAGCCTGATCGCGCTAGATCTGGACTCTTCCGACAATGTGTCAGACGAAGCTCTGGCCCGGTTCATCACGCGTTACGGTGCGCAGCTGCAGGCATGCGTGCTTTCTGGCATGACGCACATCACGGATCAGCTGTGGATGACCATCATGCCAATTTTGACCAACATTCGTATCATCGTGATGGGTACAACGGAGCGGCTTGGTGGTAACATACACGTGGACCAGCTGATGGATACGATTGGTTCGCACTGTACCAAACTGGAACGTTTGGAGCTTCGTTGGGATCCGGAAAATCTACGATTCTCGGACAAGAGTCAGAAAGCGATCGATTTACTGCGTGTAAAGTGTTTGAAGCTCCGCTGTCTTGTGCTGAG TGATGGGCGCTACTACGAAACGGTGAAAGCCAACTTTGAACGTGCTGACCGGACGACCGTGgttcgcaccaccaccagctgtcGTGTGTCGGCGTACCATGTGTTGAGCAATTACAACGATTTGGTTTTcaattga
- the LOC118507554 gene encoding F-box/LRR-repeat protein 7 isoform X1, with protein MDLSSDVWNQVALEASQLYFTEDGKSPFANTSIEKLPDKVILHIFSYLSHLEICRMATVCRRWRTIAYNTQLWKNVSLRPEVSGLHVGSLESLLQLISVRFGSSLRYIELPIELITHTVLHELSSKCPNLTHMLLDFSTAMQLHDFSEMQAFPAKLRYMCICLSEVIFMEGFMRKIYNFINGLEVLHLIGTYEKGEEEEEEIYEVINVHKLKSATPNLRVINLYGINFIDDSHIDAFSSNCIQLECLAVNYCNKVVGSTLKALLARSKQLKCLLMNGTNLKSEYVMQAEWDKCSVQELDISGTDLSTECLIDVLTRIPTLRFLSAGQINGFNDSVLKAWMESGNPKSLIALDLDSSDNVSDEALARFITRYGAQLQACVLSGMTHITDQLWMTIMPILTNIRIIVMGTTERLGGNIHVDQLMDTIGSHCTKLERLELRWDPENLRFSDKSQKAIDLLRVKCLKLRCLVLSDGRYYETVKANFERADRTTVVRTTTSCRVSAYHVLSNYNDLVFN; from the exons ATGGATCTTTCGAGTGACGTGTGGAACCAAGTGGCACTGGAAGCATCGCAGCTCTACTTTACCGAAGATGGCAAAAGCCCGTTCGCGAATACG TCCATTGAGAAGCTTCCGGATAAGGTCATCCTGCATATCTTTTCCTATCTGAGCCACTTGGAGATATGTCGCATGGCAACGGTATGCCGCCGTTGGCGCACGATAGCGTACAACACGCAGCTCTGGAAAAATGTGTCGCTGCGGCCGGAAGTTTCGGGGCTGCACGTCGGTTCGCTGGAGTCATTGCTGCAGCTCATCTCGGTGCGATTCGGATCATCGTTGCGTTACATCGAGCTGCCAATAGAGCTTATCACGCACACCGTGCTGCATGAGCTGTCCTCGAAATGTCCGAATCTGACGCACATGCTTTTGGATTTCTCTACGG CCATGCAGCTGCATGACTTCAGCGAAATGCAAGCGTTCCCGGCTAAGCTTCGTTACATGTGCATCTGCCTGTCGGAGGTCATCTTCATGGAGGGTTTCATGCGCAAAATTTACAACTTTATCAACGGGCTCGAGGTACTGCATCTGATCGGCACGTACGAGAAAGgtgaggaggaagaggaggaaatCTATGAGGTCATCAACGTCCATAAGCTCAAATCTGCCACACCGAACTTGCGCGTGATCAATTTATACGGCATCAATTTCATCGATGATTCGCACATCGATGCATTCAGCTCCAACTGTATCCAGCTCGAGTGTCTCGCTGTTAACTACTGCAACAAGGTCGTTGGATCGACCTTGAAGGCGCTGCTGGCGAGATCGAAGCAGCTGAAATGCTTACTGATGAACGGTACAAACCTGAAGTCGGAGTACGTGATGCAAGCAGAGTGGGACAAATGTTCGGTGCAAGAGTTGGACATCTCGGGCACCGATCTGTCGACCGAGTGTCTTATCGATGTCTTGACGAGAATCCCTACGCTGCGCTTTTTGAGCGCTGGTCAGATTAATGGCTTTAACGACTCCGTGCTGAAGGCATGGATGGAAAGTGGCAATCCGAAAAGCCTGATCGCGCTAGATCTGGACTCTTCCGACAATGTGTCAGACGAAGCTCTGGCCCGGTTCATCACGCGTTACGGTGCGCAGCTGCAGGCATGCGTGCTTTCTGGCATGACGCACATCACGGATCAGCTGTGGATGACCATCATGCCAATTTTGACCAACATTCGTATCATCGTGATGGGTACAACGGAGCGGCTTGGTGGTAACATACACGTGGACCAGCTGATGGATACGATTGGTTCGCACTGTACCAAACTGGAACGTTTGGAGCTTCGTTGGGATCCGGAAAATCTACGATTCTCGGACAAGAGTCAGAAAGCGATCGATTTACTGCGTGTAAAGTGTTTGAAGCTCCGCTGTCTTGTGCTGAG TGATGGGCGCTACTACGAAACGGTGAAAGCCAACTTTGAACGTGCTGACCGGACGACCGTGgttcgcaccaccaccagctgtcGTGTGTCGGCGTACCATGTGTTGAGCAATTACAACGATTTGGTTTTcaattga
- the LOC118507558 gene encoding uncharacterized protein LOC118507558 yields MLKHIHTGPVTTGQNRSMRGTAGGGGGGGGGLGRPIPPLNVSTVSASSAATVNSTNTGPSGAVGTKHMNGGPPGRTLLSSSFITPSTGNGTGNNNNNNTNNLLHNASALSGLSVALGNGAIGGVGGGGGGGGGGGGGGGAMGLAGFNHNNSTTNNNILSSTINMNKDRLGAREALTSLGLLCLVSLLLALLSLIFLLKISPGGRDPPPPTIGPAVLEDYAIVYDVTLALCALSLSLNLCCLLVCAIQFLFAVKLVRAPATTGRGNKYLQKSSVSRVCAVGGFFISIPIFLTGIILYTFTQFHSTPAIVTSILIGVGIVFCGGAMVHNVFVWQREKTISVRQTPLNLNLTLSPQISTISATAAAAHQYQNGHAPGAHHHISLNHVYSNHNHTPLTHNSQTSHTTPITQLTPVTPLSGNHSHISFNHSYVPPPYAGVRAATATPPTPKVIGSLLNRDASGSVSPGMPGSGANNNNNLDMSNVTTANSPHELSTLV; encoded by the exons ATGCTAAAACACATACATACCGGGCCCGTAACGACGGGCCAAAACCGTTCGATGCGCGGTACggccggcggtggtggtggtggtggaggaggtcTCGGTCGACCCATACCACCCCTGAACGTGTCCACCGTGTCGGCCAGCTCGGCCGCTACGGTCAACTCGACCAACACCGGGCCATCCGGTGCAGTCGGAACGAAACACATGAACGGCGGACCACCGGGACGGACACTGCTCTCATCCTCCTTCATCACACCGTCCACCGGCAATGGGaccggcaacaacaacaacaacaacaccaacaacctcCTACACAACGCGTCCGCCCTCAGCGGTTTGTCGGTTGCGTTGGGCAACGGTGCGATCGGTGGagttggcggcggcggcggcggcggcggaggAGGAGGGGGTGGCGGTGGAGCGATGGGTCTGGCCGGATTCAATCACAACAACTCGACGACGAATAACAACATCCTCAGCAGCACGATCAACATGAACAAGGACCGGTTAGGAGCACGGGAAGCATTGACCAGTCTCGGGTTGCTGTGTTTGG TGTCACTTCTGTTGGCTTTGCTTTCGTTGATATTTCTGCTGAAAATATCACCCGGTGGCCGTGATCCACCGCCACCGACAATCGGTCCCGCCGTCCTGGAGGATTACGCCATCGTGTACGACGTGACGTTGGCCCTGTGCGCGCTGTCGCTGTCGCTGAACCTGTGTTGCCTGCTGGTGTGTGCCATTCAGTTCCTGTTCGCTGTCAAGCTGGTCCGCGCACCTGCCACGACCGGAAG GGGGAACAAGTACTTACAGAAGTCCAGCGTTAGTCGCGTGTGTGCCGTTGGTGGATTTTTTATTTCGATACCAATATTTTTGACCG GTATCATCCTGTACACATTCACCCAGTTCCACTCGACGCCGGCCATCGTGACCAGCATACTAATCGGCGTTGGGATCGTGTTTTGCGGTGGTGCTATGGTGCACAACGTGTTCGTCTGGCAGCGGGAAAAGACGATCAGTGTCCGGCAGACGCCGCTCAACCTAAATCTAACCCTTTCGCCACAGATAAGCACGATATCGGCAACAGCTGCCGCGGCCCACCAGTAccagaacggccatgcaccggGCGCGCATCACCACATCAGTCTGAACCACGTGTACAGCAACCACAACCACACGCCGCTCACTCACAACTCACAGACGAGCCACACGACACCGATCACACAGCTAACTCCGGTGACGCCCCTGTCCGGGAACCATTCGCACATCAGCTTCAACCATTCCTACGTTCCGCCACCGTATGCGGGAGTACGGGCAGCCACGGCTACACCACCGACGCCGAAGGTCATCGGTTCGTTGCTAAACCGGGATGCGTCTGGGTCGGTCAGTCCCGGCATGCCTGGCAGCGGCGctaacaataacaataaccTAGACATGAGCAATGTTACAACTGCCAACTCGCCTCACGAACTGTCGACATTGGTTTGA